Proteins from a single region of Azospira inquinata:
- a CDS encoding NAD-dependent epimerase has translation MKILLTGAAGFIGMHVAQRLLARGDQVVGVDNLNDYYDVTLKEARLARLTPNPDFHFVRLDVGDTPGMAELFAKEKPQRVIHLAAQAGVRYSLVNPQAYVQSNLTGFVNILEGCRHNQVEHLVYASSSSVYGGNKKLPFSEHDSVDHPVSLYAATKKANELMAHTYSHLFGLPTTGLRFFTVYGPWGRPDMALFLFTKAILEGRPIDVFNHGKMQRDFTYIDDIVEGVLRVLDQPAQPDPNFDPLNPDPARSNVPYRVFNIGNHQPVELMTYVSTLEANLGKVAEKNFLPLQDGDVPATNADTSELQAATGFRPATPVSEGVARFVAWYRDYYKV, from the coding sequence ATGAAAATTCTGCTCACCGGAGCCGCCGGCTTCATCGGCATGCACGTGGCCCAACGCCTCCTCGCCCGGGGAGACCAAGTGGTTGGGGTGGATAACCTCAACGACTACTACGACGTCACCCTGAAGGAAGCCCGACTCGCCCGCCTCACCCCCAACCCCGATTTCCACTTTGTGCGCCTGGACGTGGGCGACACCCCGGGCATGGCGGAACTCTTCGCCAAGGAAAAGCCCCAGCGGGTCATCCACCTGGCGGCCCAGGCCGGGGTGCGCTATTCCCTGGTCAATCCCCAGGCCTACGTCCAGTCCAATCTGACCGGCTTCGTCAATATCCTGGAAGGTTGCCGCCACAATCAGGTGGAACACCTGGTCTATGCCAGCAGCTCCAGCGTTTACGGGGGCAACAAAAAGCTGCCCTTCTCCGAACACGACAGCGTGGACCATCCGGTGAGCCTCTATGCGGCCACCAAAAAGGCCAACGAACTGATGGCCCACACCTATAGCCATCTCTTCGGCCTGCCCACCACCGGGCTGCGCTTTTTCACCGTCTACGGCCCCTGGGGTCGCCCGGACATGGCCCTGTTCCTGTTCACTAAAGCCATTCTGGAAGGCCGCCCCATCGACGTCTTCAACCACGGCAAGATGCAGCGGGATTTCACCTACATCGACGATATCGTGGAAGGGGTGCTGCGGGTGCTGGACCAACCGGCCCAACCCGATCCCAACTTTGATCCCCTGAATCCGGACCCGGCCCGCAGCAATGTGCCCTACCGGGTGTTCAACATCGGCAACCATCAGCCGGTGGAATTAATGACCTACGTCAGCACCCTGGAAGCCAATCTGGGTAAAGTGGCGGAAAAGAATTTCCTGCCCCTGCAAGACGGGGATGTGCCCGCCACCAATGCGGACACCTCCGAACTCCAGGCTGCCACCGGCTTCCGCCCGGCCACGCCGGTGAGCGAAGGGGTGGCCCGTTTCGTGGCCTGGTATCGGGATTACTACAAGGTTTGA
- a CDS encoding glycosyltransferase family 2 protein, which translates to MPAPSSAAPCAPRPPLSAVLITLNGARSLDACLASLGFAEEILVVDSGSTDDTRAIAARHGARVLHQDWLGFGPQKQFAVSQARHPWVFCIDADEVVSPALAASLEQALTRAAGGDGPYAYEVPRCNRFLGRYLRHGEGYPDWNLRLFHRDHGRWSEDPVHEHVLADGPVERLSGDLLHDSAESLERYLDKQNRYTSLAAQAALARGKTVTPARLVLSPLIRFVKFYFLRQGFLDGMPGLVHTCIGCYNSFCKYAKMLDSQKTRPSGK; encoded by the coding sequence ATGCCCGCCCCCTCCTCCGCCGCCCCCTGCGCCCCCCGGCCGCCCCTATCCGCCGTCCTCATCACCCTGAACGGCGCCCGCAGCCTGGACGCCTGTCTGGCCAGCCTGGGCTTTGCCGAGGAAATCCTGGTGGTGGATTCGGGCAGCACGGACGACACCCGGGCCATCGCCGCCCGCCACGGGGCCCGGGTTCTCCATCAGGACTGGCTGGGCTTCGGCCCCCAGAAGCAGTTTGCGGTGAGCCAGGCCCGCCATCCCTGGGTCTTCTGCATAGACGCGGACGAGGTGGTCAGCCCGGCCCTGGCCGCCAGCCTGGAGCAGGCCCTGACCCGGGCCGCCGGAGGGGACGGGCCCTACGCCTACGAGGTGCCCCGCTGTAACCGCTTTCTCGGCCGCTATCTGCGCCACGGGGAAGGCTATCCGGACTGGAATCTGCGGCTCTTCCACCGGGACCATGGCCGTTGGTCCGAAGACCCGGTCCATGAACATGTGCTGGCGGACGGGCCGGTGGAACGGCTTTCCGGGGACCTGCTCCATGACTCGGCGGAGTCCCTGGAACGCTACCTGGACAAGCAGAACCGCTACACCTCCCTGGCCGCCCAGGCGGCCCTGGCCCGGGGCAAAACCGTCACCCCGGCCCGGCTGGTGCTGTCCCCCCTGATCCGCTTCGTTAAATTCTATTTTTTGCGCCAGGGCTTCCTGGATGGAATGCCCGGCTTGGTGCATACCTGCATCGGCTGTTACAACAGCTTCTGCAAGTATGCGAAAATGTTGGATTCCCAGAAAACAAGGCCTTCCGGCAAATGA
- the waaC gene encoding lipopolysaccharide heptosyltransferase I translates to MLKILLVKMSSMGDLVHNCPVVTDILAHFPDAQVDWVAEEAYVPIPRLHPGVRRIIPIAWRRWRKHLLTGATWGEMGRFRRELQAESYDYILDTQGLLKSVAVARLARGGVVVGGDRHSIKEGAAARFYDQRLPIAWSRHVVDRCRAVAAGALGYALDQAPRYGIHAQPLEVDWLPTGPYGVLMHAASRPPKLWSEDNWLAVGRRLAEDGIVALLPWGSTEERARSERLAAQLPGAVVPPLMDLGTAARFLAGSRLVVGLDTGFTHFGAALGRPTVGIFCDSDGEQAAVFGDGFCASYGKKGLPPDLGTILGAVDRALAAPQGPGPRGPAEAASAPIQNGGA, encoded by the coding sequence ATGCTGAAAATCCTCCTGGTGAAAATGTCCTCCATGGGCGATCTGGTCCATAACTGCCCGGTGGTTACCGACATCCTGGCCCACTTCCCCGACGCCCAGGTGGATTGGGTGGCGGAGGAGGCCTATGTGCCCATTCCCCGCCTCCACCCCGGGGTGCGCCGGATCATTCCCATTGCTTGGCGGCGCTGGCGCAAACATCTCCTGACGGGGGCCACCTGGGGGGAAATGGGCCGCTTCCGGCGGGAGCTTCAGGCGGAAAGCTACGACTACATCCTGGATACCCAGGGCCTGCTGAAAAGCGTGGCCGTGGCCCGGCTGGCCCGGGGCGGGGTGGTGGTGGGGGGGGATCGGCACAGCATCAAGGAGGGGGCGGCCGCCCGCTTCTACGATCAGCGCCTGCCCATCGCCTGGTCCCGCCATGTGGTGGATCGCTGCCGGGCCGTGGCGGCGGGGGCCCTGGGCTATGCCCTGGATCAGGCGCCCCGCTACGGCATCCACGCCCAGCCCCTGGAGGTGGACTGGCTGCCTACGGGCCCCTACGGGGTGCTGATGCACGCCGCCAGCCGGCCGCCCAAGCTCTGGTCGGAAGACAACTGGCTGGCCGTGGGGCGGCGTCTGGCGGAAGACGGTATCGTTGCCCTGCTGCCCTGGGGCAGCACTGAGGAACGGGCCCGTAGCGAGCGCCTAGCGGCCCAGTTGCCCGGGGCCGTGGTGCCCCCCCTCATGGATTTGGGTACGGCAGCCCGTTTCCTTGCTGGCAGCCGCCTGGTGGTGGGTCTGGACACGGGCTTCACCCATTTCGGCGCCGCCCTGGGGCGGCCCACCGTGGGTATTTTCTGCGATTCGGATGGGGAACAGGCGGCGGTGTTCGGTGACGGCTTTTGCGCCAGCTACGGCAAAAAAGGCCTGCCTCCGGATCTGGGTACCATTCTGGGGGCGGTGGATCGGGCCCTGGCCGCGCCCCAGGGGCCGGGCCCCCGGGGCCCCGCTGAGGCGGCGTCTGCCCCGATCCAGAACGGCGGCGCCTGA
- the waaA gene encoding lipid IV(A) 3-deoxy-D-manno-octulosonic acid transferase — protein MPFARLARWAYSLLLYLAAPLVVLRLLLRARRQPEYRAHWGERLGFYGELPPWSGHVPPPLIWLHAVSVGETRAVQPLVRALLAAYPDHHLLLTGMTPTGRATAQEMWGDQGHRVSYVYAPYDFPGAVARFFRHFRPVLGLFMETELWPNLLAAGHRAGVPLVLVNARLSARSAAGYARLPLLFRPAFGLLSAVAAQTEVDGGRLAALGADPITVCGNLKFDVTPAEDKLALGQGWKAVLGDRPVWLAASTRDGEEALVLDALEHLAIPGLLLVLVPRHPQRFDGVADLVRQRGLSLVRRSEGLPGPETRVWLGDSLGEMPAYYTCADLALIGGSLLPFGGQNLIEAAACGCPVLVGPHTFNFAQAAADAVACGAARRLPGPEALVHEVGGLFRQPEERRAMALSAQAFAAAHRGATARTLALIADVLGQGH, from the coding sequence ATGCCCTTTGCCCGGCTGGCCCGTTGGGCCTACTCCCTGCTCCTATATCTGGCGGCGCCCCTGGTGGTCCTACGCCTGCTGCTCCGGGCTCGGCGCCAGCCCGAATACCGGGCCCATTGGGGGGAACGCCTGGGGTTTTACGGGGAACTGCCCCCTTGGTCTGGACACGTGCCGCCCCCCCTGATCTGGCTCCATGCGGTGTCCGTGGGGGAAACCCGGGCGGTCCAGCCCCTGGTGCGGGCCCTGCTGGCGGCCTACCCAGACCATCATCTGCTCCTCACCGGCATGACCCCCACGGGCCGGGCCACGGCCCAGGAAATGTGGGGCGATCAGGGGCATCGGGTGAGCTACGTCTACGCCCCCTATGATTTCCCCGGGGCGGTGGCCCGCTTTTTCCGCCATTTCCGTCCGGTTTTGGGACTCTTCATGGAAACCGAGCTGTGGCCCAACCTGCTGGCGGCGGGACACCGGGCCGGGGTACCCCTGGTGCTGGTGAACGCCCGCCTCTCCGCCCGTTCCGCGGCGGGCTATGCCCGGCTGCCCCTGCTGTTTCGCCCCGCCTTTGGCTTGTTGAGTGCCGTGGCCGCCCAGACCGAGGTGGATGGGGGCCGCCTGGCCGCCCTGGGGGCGGACCCGATCACGGTCTGCGGCAACCTGAAATTCGACGTTACCCCGGCGGAAGACAAGCTGGCCCTGGGCCAGGGCTGGAAGGCCGTCCTGGGGGACCGGCCGGTATGGCTGGCGGCCAGCACCCGGGATGGGGAAGAAGCCCTGGTGCTGGATGCCTTGGAGCACCTAGCCATCCCCGGCCTGCTCCTGGTGCTGGTTCCCCGCCATCCCCAGCGCTTCGACGGGGTGGCGGACCTGGTGCGCCAGCGGGGCTTGAGCCTAGTGCGCCGCAGCGAGGGATTGCCCGGGCCGGAAACCCGGGTGTGGCTGGGGGATAGCCTGGGGGAAATGCCCGCCTATTACACCTGCGCCGACCTGGCCCTGATTGGCGGCAGTCTGCTGCCCTTCGGCGGCCAGAACCTCATCGAGGCGGCGGCCTGCGGCTGCCCGGTGCTGGTGGGGCCCCACACCTTCAATTTCGCCCAGGCGGCGGCGGATGCGGTGGCCTGCGGCGCCGCCCGCCGCCTGCCCGGCCCGGAAGCCCTGGTCCATGAGGTGGGCGGCCTCTTTCGTCAGCCCGAGGAACGCCGGGCCATGGCCCTGTCCGCCCAGGCCTTCGCCGCCGCCCACCGGGGCGCCACCGCCCGAACCCTGGCCCTGATTGCCGACGTATTGGGCCAGGGCCACTGA